TCAGGATGGCGCGCAGCTCGGACAGGCGGGTGGGGCTGGCCTCGACGCGGCCCGCGAACGCCGCGCGGTTCGGGAAGAGGGCGCGCAGCTGGACGTCCGGGAGGGCGGCCAGCTGGGCGCGGCCGCTGGCGGTGATGTGGCTGGGCAGGCGGACGCCGACGTTGGTGACGAGCGGCGGGCGGCCGGGAGCGCGCTCCTCGACCAGGTAGATGACGTCGCGGCCGTGCAGCACGGACAGGTGCGCGGACTGGCGGACCCGGTCGACCAGCGACGCCAGGACCGGGGCGCCGAGGCGGGCGAGCGGCTCCTGCCGGGCGAAACCCG
Above is a genomic segment from Actinoplanes ianthinogenes containing:
- a CDS encoding IclR family transcriptional regulator, coding for MAAFELSSGFARQEPLARLGAPVLASLVDRVRQSAHLSVLHGRDVIYLVEERAPGRPPLVTNVGVRLPSHITASGRAQLAALPDVQLRALFPNRAAFAGRVEASPTRLSELRAILIRERRQGYALEDGEVTEGLVSVAVAIRDRSGWPIAGIAVTYPQSPATDRAHLVTEVRHHANELARRIRG